In Spirosoma aureum, a single genomic region encodes these proteins:
- a CDS encoding YhcH/YjgK/YiaL family protein yields the protein MRKIHTTAFYMLMALMLVASVSNAQSDGAWTEEKAAKWYDSQVWLNGLKATPYQVVNKLEFAKQYHANKAAWDKAFAFLRDTDFTRLRAGKYPIDDENVYATISEGPPREISPLKWEAHHTYNDIHFVVKGKEKIGVMPVANATVNQEYSATKDIGFYTIDNGNFYIAEPGNFFIVTTKEAHNPSNKIDGFDGVKKVVVKVKNAL from the coding sequence ATGAGAAAAATACACACCACGGCTTTTTATATGCTGATGGCATTAATGCTGGTTGCTTCTGTATCGAACGCTCAGTCTGATGGAGCATGGACCGAAGAAAAGGCGGCTAAATGGTATGATAGTCAGGTCTGGTTGAATGGATTAAAAGCAACGCCCTATCAGGTTGTTAATAAACTGGAGTTTGCGAAGCAATATCACGCAAACAAAGCCGCATGGGACAAAGCCTTCGCTTTTCTGAGAGATACTGATTTTACCAGACTAAGAGCCGGTAAATACCCAATCGACGATGAGAATGTCTATGCAACAATCAGTGAAGGACCGCCGAGAGAAATCTCTCCGTTAAAATGGGAAGCCCATCATACCTACAATGACATTCATTTTGTGGTTAAAGGGAAAGAAAAAATCGGCGTAATGCCGGTAGCGAATGCAACGGTTAATCAAGAATATAGCGCCACGAAAGACATTGGTTTTTATACAATTGATAACGGAAATTTTTACATAGCGGAGCCCGGAAATTTCTTTATCGTGACTACGAAGGAAGCACATAATCCGAGTAATAAAATAGACGGTTTCGATGGCGTGAAAAAGGTCGTCGTCAAGGTGAAAAATGCACTCTAG
- a CDS encoding YncE family protein codes for MKSKKNMLLVLMSGVFLLSATAWISTSKNNLAVHAPKPAPKVQRYLYVVTPGIRNYLGYGGHGIQVFDIDNNHKFVKFIKTGGLNKKGKPSNVKGVDVSLSTNCIYISTLEAIQCVDITTEKVLWEKEYEGGVDRISISPDGKIIYAPSLEKEFWNVLDAKTGDIIKKIVTNSGAHNTIYGPDGNYVYLAGLKSTMLNVADTKTHTVTKQVGPFAADIRPFTINGSQTLVYVNVNGLLGFEIGDLVTGKFLHRVVVEGFNIGEVKRHSCPSHGIGMTPDEKEIWLCDGANNRVHVFDNTVMPPVQKTSILVRDMPGWITFSVDGKYAYPSTGDVIDVKTRKIVTTLEDQDYNDVQSEKMVEIHFNGGKAVAAGDQFGLGQVKKVAKN; via the coding sequence ATGAAGTCGAAAAAAAATATGCTTCTTGTCCTGATGAGCGGGGTATTTCTGCTATCAGCAACCGCCTGGATATCCACTTCAAAAAATAACCTTGCTGTACATGCTCCTAAACCCGCTCCTAAAGTACAGCGCTATCTGTATGTGGTTACGCCGGGTATTCGGAACTACCTCGGCTATGGTGGTCATGGTATTCAGGTCTTCGATATCGACAATAACCATAAGTTTGTAAAATTCATTAAAACGGGAGGACTTAACAAAAAGGGGAAACCATCCAATGTAAAAGGTGTCGATGTGAGCCTGTCGACCAATTGCATTTATATCAGCACCCTGGAAGCAATCCAATGTGTCGACATCACGACCGAAAAAGTGTTGTGGGAGAAAGAATATGAAGGTGGTGTAGATCGGATATCAATTTCACCCGATGGCAAGATTATCTATGCGCCTTCTTTAGAAAAAGAGTTCTGGAACGTACTGGATGCCAAAACGGGCGATATTATCAAAAAGATCGTGACCAATTCGGGAGCCCATAATACCATTTATGGACCCGATGGAAATTACGTTTATCTGGCGGGTCTAAAATCGACAATGCTGAACGTGGCCGACACTAAAACCCATACGGTGACAAAACAGGTTGGCCCGTTTGCCGCTGACATTCGCCCGTTCACGATAAACGGATCACAAACGCTCGTGTACGTGAATGTGAATGGTCTGCTTGGCTTCGAAATCGGCGATCTCGTTACCGGAAAGTTTCTGCATCGTGTCGTTGTTGAAGGATTCAATATTGGCGAGGTTAAGCGTCATAGCTGCCCAAGCCACGGCATCGGCATGACCCCCGATGAAAAAGAAATCTGGCTATGTGATGGTGCCAACAACCGGGTGCATGTATTTGACAATACGGTCATGCCGCCCGTTCAGAAAACATCGATTCTGGTCAGAGATATGCCCGGCTGGATCACCTTCAGCGTGGATGGCAAATATGCCTATCCATCAACCGGCGATGTCATCGACGTGAAGACCCGCAAAATTGTTACCACGCTGGAAGATCAGGACTACAACGATGTTCAGAGCGAAAAAATGGTAGAGATCCATTTTAATGGGGGCAAGGCAGTGGCGGCCGGTGATCAATTTGGCCTTGGTCAGGTGAAAAAAGTGGCCAAAAATTAA
- a CDS encoding RagB/SusD family nutrient uptake outer membrane protein has translation MKKILPLIAVFSLLLTSCSKQFIEILPVDTVTVDVLYKTDKDYQDAVIGVYGIFQDQYANMYYFGDIRGDDVWDELVKGTAGAVDNFTLANDDALLINTWRNYYKAITRANALLERISTADASITNKNRHTGEAEFLRALAYFDLVRIFGDVPFVTKSISIDESYKTPREKVDKIYDEIIIKDLLDAEAKLPASYTGPDVGRATKGAAKALLGKVYLTRKDFAKAETKLQEVTTMGYALLPNWADLWDYSKNEHHSEYIFDIEYEQGLGGEGSIYTNRFTPKVTSMIAFYGIAGSVDDQNTPHQVLFDLFEAKDKRKDITASRGYTDGTGKFIPILISSNNMSAYTRKYIARITTANDSPADWKVIRYADVLLMYAEALNENGKTSSALPLLNQIRTRAGVDPYATLTQAQMRDKIALERRMELAFEGHRWFDLVRTGQAYTVMQKYGMKPHNTLWPIPFAQIQLVNNRAIFPQNPGYD, from the coding sequence ATGAAAAAGATCCTACCCTTAATCGCTGTCTTCTCGCTGCTGTTAACGTCGTGTTCCAAACAGTTTATCGAAATACTTCCCGTCGATACAGTAACGGTTGACGTTCTGTATAAAACCGATAAAGACTACCAGGATGCGGTCATTGGCGTCTATGGTATTTTCCAGGATCAGTATGCGAACATGTATTACTTTGGCGATATACGCGGAGACGATGTTTGGGATGAACTGGTAAAAGGCACAGCCGGGGCTGTTGACAATTTTACGCTGGCTAATGACGATGCACTTCTCATTAATACCTGGCGGAATTATTATAAAGCAATCACCCGCGCCAATGCTCTGCTGGAACGGATCAGTACGGCCGATGCCAGCATTACCAACAAAAACCGGCATACTGGTGAGGCTGAATTTCTAAGGGCACTGGCTTATTTTGACCTGGTCAGAATATTTGGTGATGTACCCTTTGTGACGAAATCCATCAGCATCGACGAATCCTACAAAACGCCCCGCGAAAAAGTGGATAAAATTTATGATGAGATCATCATCAAAGATCTGCTCGATGCGGAAGCCAAACTACCTGCCAGTTATACAGGACCCGATGTTGGCCGGGCCACAAAAGGAGCTGCAAAAGCGTTGCTCGGGAAAGTATACCTGACTCGTAAAGATTTTGCGAAGGCCGAAACGAAACTCCAGGAAGTAACCACAATGGGCTATGCCTTGCTCCCCAACTGGGCCGATTTATGGGATTATAGCAAAAACGAGCACCACAGCGAATACATATTCGATATTGAGTATGAGCAGGGATTAGGCGGAGAAGGAAGCATTTACACGAACCGCTTTACGCCTAAGGTGACGTCGATGATTGCGTTTTATGGGATTGCCGGTTCTGTCGATGATCAGAATACACCCCATCAGGTGCTGTTCGATTTGTTTGAAGCCAAGGATAAACGAAAAGACATAACGGCTTCAAGAGGCTATACCGACGGAACGGGTAAGTTTATTCCGATTCTTATTTCCTCCAACAACATGTCGGCCTATACCCGCAAATACATTGCACGCATAACCACTGCCAACGACAGCCCAGCCGACTGGAAAGTTATTCGTTATGCCGATGTCTTATTGATGTATGCCGAAGCCTTGAATGAAAACGGAAAAACCTCATCGGCTTTGCCTTTGCTGAATCAGATACGCACTCGTGCCGGTGTTGATCCATACGCTACGTTAACGCAGGCGCAAATGCGGGATAAAATCGCCCTGGAGCGCCGTATGGAGCTGGCCTTTGAAGGGCACCGGTGGTTTGATTTGGTAAGAACCGGCCAGGCCTACACGGTGATGCAGAAATATGGTATGAAGCCTCACAATACATTGTGGCCCATTCCATTTGCTCAAATTCAATTGGTCAATAACCGCGCAATTTTCCCGCAGAATCCAGGGTATGATTGA
- a CDS encoding SusC/RagA family TonB-linked outer membrane protein, with translation MKKIVRVLLLAGVALGGVRPGFSQTLARAQPPQQKEAVIKTSSKKLKDVLKKLQDHYAIDILFLDRNVEGLTVDADAVNFNANIEKNLSTILKPLGLRYKKVKNGGYVVVAREPLGKPEVNSVPVQAISPEALNKPENEPDNRQSSSDSGSEAPVDKEKTADITVQGTVKDDKGEGLPGVSIVLKGAQKGTTSDADGHYKLDVPNASAILIFSFVGYLAQEVTVGNRTSLDIVLKTDNKTLDEIVVIGYGSIEKKDLTGSIASVGSKSIQELAVPRVDQALMGKIAGVQVKPVSGEPGAAPQIRIRGVGSISAGGGPLYVVDGFPISSIQTLNPNDVETIDVLKDASATAIYGSRGSNGVVIINTKRGKSGKAVINFNYQFGLQKIAKMPVYQTGLEEAQHYLDGVRNRNIDEGNDVSGNPTTWKAPVPQTIVDVLSGKITTNEDPLDAILRTAPQHQYQLSATGGSDNIRYALSGEYLNQDGIILNSNFKRYSFRANIDARLTPKLSLKVNFNPSYTDKTNVGGAGAEDLTTYSDITNNPLYNAIVIPTYQSLFNPDGSYYPFGNGLDAVVTSKNPLALAKEVKGRQKGFGFLGNTFLEYAIMPNLKVNVMLGINLMNIKGSYFKPQLPAFLNELASGTDNASMRLNWITETTVNYSKSVGKHNFTGLVGYTTQRETFESNTLTSNRYPNNLVPTLSAVSGLLTGGSSNIAEWSLVSYLGRINYNYNSKYYATASIRTDGSSRFGSDNKFGLFPSLALAWRVSDENFMKEFRFLNELKLRASYGKTGNNNIGNYDQLATINYEKYVLGNTGVGGFSAGRLGNPALTWEKQEQINAGIDVSFLNNRLALTIDHFRSRNTDLLLNVNVPDITGFNTALKNIGEVKNTGWEFAVNTVNVEGKFRWQTSLNFSMYRNQVTKLGPSGDPIISGGNITMIGQPVGMFYGWLTDGIFKTKADLDKGPLWNPGGRDASRVGDVRFVDVSGPNGKPDGVINSFDRTVMGSPYPDFYYGMTNNFSYKNFTLSVSLQGVQGNSVLALSREQSANDRARFRQYAIMNNYWKSESDPGNGYSVRPNDVPTGNFRGTYSQRWLDDGSYLRINNIAFGYALPENVAKKLTFSAIRLTVTANNPFLFTKYIGFNPDVSMNSSPLTPGNERYDYPTAKSLIFGINLGF, from the coding sequence ATGAAGAAAATTGTACGCGTGCTACTCCTGGCAGGAGTGGCGCTGGGAGGAGTACGCCCTGGATTTTCGCAAACGCTGGCCAGAGCACAACCACCCCAGCAGAAGGAGGCTGTAATAAAAACTTCCTCGAAGAAACTGAAAGATGTTCTGAAAAAACTACAGGATCATTATGCCATCGATATCCTGTTTCTGGATCGGAACGTAGAGGGGCTGACCGTGGATGCAGATGCTGTTAATTTCAATGCGAACATTGAGAAAAACCTGAGCACTATTTTAAAACCGCTGGGATTACGCTACAAAAAAGTAAAAAACGGGGGCTATGTCGTTGTGGCAAGGGAGCCACTGGGAAAGCCGGAAGTTAACAGTGTACCCGTCCAGGCTATATCCCCTGAAGCGCTGAACAAGCCTGAAAATGAGCCGGATAACCGACAGTCGTCGTCTGATAGTGGCTCTGAAGCACCTGTTGACAAGGAAAAAACGGCTGATATAACCGTTCAGGGAACCGTTAAAGATGATAAGGGCGAAGGGTTGCCAGGGGTGAGTATTGTGTTGAAGGGCGCGCAAAAAGGAACGACCTCCGATGCTGACGGACACTATAAACTGGATGTGCCGAATGCATCAGCCATCCTGATCTTTAGTTTTGTTGGCTACCTGGCCCAGGAAGTCACCGTTGGCAATCGGACTTCGCTGGATATTGTGCTGAAAACAGACAATAAGACGCTTGATGAGATCGTCGTGATCGGGTATGGTTCGATCGAAAAGAAAGATCTAACCGGCTCAATTGCTTCTGTAGGCAGTAAATCCATTCAGGAACTGGCCGTACCGCGGGTTGATCAGGCGCTTATGGGTAAAATTGCCGGGGTTCAGGTTAAGCCCGTTTCGGGTGAACCCGGTGCGGCACCGCAAATCAGAATTCGGGGTGTTGGTAGCATTTCGGCAGGGGGAGGGCCTTTATACGTTGTCGATGGGTTTCCGATTTCAAGTATACAAACCTTAAATCCAAACGATGTTGAAACCATAGATGTCCTGAAAGATGCCTCTGCCACCGCCATTTACGGCTCTCGCGGCTCAAATGGTGTCGTGATCATTAATACCAAGCGGGGAAAATCGGGCAAAGCCGTTATCAATTTCAACTATCAGTTTGGCCTCCAGAAAATAGCGAAAATGCCGGTTTATCAGACAGGTCTTGAAGAAGCTCAACACTACCTGGATGGAGTCCGCAATCGGAATATTGACGAGGGGAATGATGTATCGGGAAATCCAACGACCTGGAAAGCCCCCGTTCCGCAGACAATTGTCGATGTGCTGTCGGGTAAAATAACGACCAACGAAGATCCGCTGGATGCCATATTGCGTACAGCGCCCCAACATCAATATCAATTAAGCGCAACCGGTGGCAGTGATAACATACGCTATGCATTGAGTGGTGAGTACCTGAATCAGGACGGGATCATTCTGAACAGCAATTTCAAACGCTATTCGTTCCGGGCCAATATTGATGCCAGACTAACCCCGAAACTTTCATTAAAAGTAAACTTTAACCCATCCTATACCGATAAAACAAATGTTGGTGGAGCGGGTGCCGAGGACCTGACAACGTACAGCGATATTACAAACAACCCTTTATACAATGCCATCGTAATCCCAACTTATCAATCGTTATTTAACCCGGATGGGAGCTATTATCCTTTTGGTAACGGATTGGATGCCGTGGTGACCAGTAAAAATCCGCTGGCTCTGGCCAAAGAAGTGAAGGGAAGACAGAAAGGATTTGGTTTTTTGGGAAATACCTTCCTCGAATATGCCATTATGCCCAATTTAAAGGTGAATGTTATGTTGGGCATAAACCTGATGAACATAAAAGGCAGCTACTTTAAACCCCAATTACCTGCTTTTTTGAATGAATTGGCGTCGGGTACCGATAACGCATCCATGCGTTTAAACTGGATTACAGAAACGACCGTAAATTATTCGAAAAGTGTAGGCAAGCATAACTTCACCGGCCTGGTTGGGTATACAACCCAGCGGGAAACGTTCGAATCCAATACGTTGACTAGTAATCGATACCCGAATAACCTGGTTCCGACCTTAAGTGCTGTTAGTGGTCTCCTGACGGGTGGATCATCCAACATAGCCGAGTGGTCGCTGGTTTCTTACCTGGGTCGTATCAACTACAACTACAACAGTAAGTACTATGCAACGGCTTCGATTCGGACCGATGGTTCATCCCGATTCGGGTCGGATAATAAATTCGGTTTATTCCCTTCGCTAGCCCTGGCCTGGCGTGTTTCAGACGAAAATTTCATGAAGGAATTTCGTTTCCTGAATGAACTGAAATTAAGAGCCAGCTATGGTAAAACGGGAAATAATAATATCGGCAACTATGATCAGTTAGCGACGATAAACTACGAAAAGTACGTACTGGGCAATACAGGCGTGGGTGGTTTTTCGGCCGGTCGGCTGGGTAATCCGGCATTGACCTGGGAGAAACAGGAACAAATCAATGCGGGTATCGATGTTAGCTTTTTAAACAACCGACTTGCCTTAACGATCGATCACTTCCGCTCCAGAAACACTGATCTGCTCTTAAACGTCAATGTGCCGGATATTACGGGTTTCAACACGGCATTAAAAAACATCGGTGAAGTCAAAAATACCGGCTGGGAGTTTGCCGTAAACACCGTAAACGTAGAGGGAAAATTCCGGTGGCAGACGAGCCTGAACTTCTCCATGTATCGCAACCAGGTTACGAAGTTAGGTCCTTCCGGTGATCCCATTATTTCGGGCGGAAATATTACCATGATCGGCCAACCCGTAGGTATGTTTTATGGGTGGCTGACCGATGGCATATTCAAGACGAAAGCTGACCTGGATAAGGGTCCTCTCTGGAATCCCGGTGGTCGTGATGCATCGCGGGTGGGTGACGTTCGGTTTGTGGATGTAAGTGGTCCCAATGGAAAGCCCGATGGCGTTATCAATAGCTTCGACAGAACGGTGATGGGCTCTCCTTATCCGGATTTCTACTACGGCATGACCAATAATTTCTCGTATAAAAACTTTACGTTAAGTGTCAGCCTACAGGGAGTTCAGGGAAATAGCGTGCTTGCCTTATCCAGAGAACAGTCGGCCAACGACAGAGCCCGATTCCGGCAATATGCCATCATGAACAATTACTGGAAATCGGAATCCGATCCGGGTAATGGTTATTCAGTCCGGCCGAACGATGTGCCTACGGGTAATTTCCGGGGAACGTATAGCCAGCGCTGGCTTGATGATGGGTCTTATCTGCGAATCAACAATATCGCATTTGGCTATGCTTTACCTGAAAACGTAGCTAAAAAGCTTACATTCAGCGCAATACGGTTGACAGTGACGGCCAATAACCCATTTCTTTTCACGAAATACATTGGCTTCAATCCGGATGTTAGCATGAATTCGAGCCCGCTTACTCCAGGTAATGAGCGGTATGATTACCCAACGGCGAAGAGTCTCATTTTTGGCATCAATCTGGGTTTTTAA
- a CDS encoding FecR family protein, with protein MKNQVSKEALFNYFAGRATALQKQAIDEWAKEESNRELFFECLASWESQNPQFMADANAAFKRHQQRMAVQQNIHVQSQESSWLEPRFSWLSSSRFRWMIAASVSATILLLGGLFFRDTLLFATHRTAFGETRSLTLDDGSHVTLNANSSLRVPRFGFGRKTRHVALVGEADFDIKHLVDNQPFVVQTNKNFEVLVLGTQFLVNTREQGTKVVLNKGKVRLKYQEGTTSKQLTMKPGNLVTFDQKGHISLRQTPKPQDYTSWKEHRFVFDGTTLAEISGLFASNYGIQVQIPDKALTQWTISGAFTAYSAAELMETLASASNLSYRQQGDTIIITQAH; from the coding sequence ATGAAAAACCAGGTATCGAAAGAAGCACTCTTCAACTACTTTGCTGGCCGGGCAACGGCTTTGCAAAAACAGGCCATTGACGAGTGGGCTAAAGAGGAAAGCAATCGAGAGCTCTTTTTCGAGTGCCTGGCTAGTTGGGAAAGCCAGAATCCGCAATTTATGGCAGATGCCAATGCCGCCTTCAAACGGCATCAGCAACGAATGGCTGTCCAGCAAAATATACATGTACAGTCTCAGGAAAGCTCCTGGCTGGAACCCAGATTTAGTTGGTTAAGTAGTAGCCGGTTTCGCTGGATGATAGCCGCTTCCGTTAGCGCAACCATCCTCCTGCTGGGCGGGCTCTTCTTCAGAGATACCCTCCTGTTTGCCACCCACAGAACCGCTTTCGGGGAAACCCGTAGCCTCACCCTCGACGATGGCAGCCACGTCACGCTCAATGCCAACTCCTCCTTACGCGTACCCCGATTTGGCTTTGGCCGTAAAACCCGCCATGTAGCCTTAGTGGGCGAGGCTGATTTCGACATCAAACACCTGGTTGACAATCAACCCTTTGTGGTACAGACCAATAAAAATTTCGAAGTACTGGTGCTGGGCACTCAGTTTCTGGTCAACACCCGCGAGCAAGGCACCAAAGTGGTACTCAACAAAGGCAAAGTCCGGCTGAAGTATCAGGAAGGCACCACCAGCAAGCAATTGACCATGAAGCCCGGCAATCTGGTCACCTTCGATCAGAAAGGCCATATCAGCCTCCGGCAAACCCCTAAACCGCAGGACTATACCTCCTGGAAGGAGCATCGGTTTGTCTTTGATGGCACTACGTTGGCCGAGATCAGCGGTTTGTTTGCCAGCAACTATGGCATCCAGGTTCAGATCCCGGATAAAGCGTTGACGCAGTGGACGATTTCGGGGGCCTTCACGGCCTACAGTGCCGCCGAGCTGATGGAGACCCTGGCGAGTGCGTCCAATCTGAGTTATCGACAGCAAGGAGATACGATTATCATAACCCAAGCTCATTAA
- a CDS encoding RNA polymerase sigma-70 factor, which yields MNDRLHSPTEMGQIWQLTQHQSAEQPSGLAREQTGQDPEQQARWDNELFLRKTFEQNPDAGISLLFRQYYALLCSHAIRYVSSKAIAEDIVSDIFYEFHANLRYQSITISYRAYLFTAVRNRAFDHVRAEMRHTTSLDKADSIAAHITQSPDSITQYEELYHDVENAINAMPLKRRQIYVMHRFEGKRYQEIADELHLSLRTIEAHIYQAMRQIQNTLKDKWLMILFVVSQFYFLAT from the coding sequence ATGAACGATCGGCTTCATTCACCAACAGAGATGGGACAAATCTGGCAACTAACTCAGCATCAATCAGCAGAACAACCATCCGGTTTGGCACGAGAACAGACAGGCCAGGACCCTGAGCAGCAGGCACGATGGGACAACGAATTGTTTCTTCGGAAAACCTTTGAGCAGAACCCTGACGCGGGCATTAGCCTCCTGTTCCGCCAGTATTATGCCCTCTTGTGCAGCCATGCTATTCGGTATGTCTCCTCCAAAGCCATCGCTGAGGATATCGTTTCGGATATCTTCTACGAGTTTCATGCCAATCTGCGCTATCAGTCCATTACCATTTCCTACCGGGCCTACCTGTTTACGGCCGTACGAAACCGGGCCTTCGATCACGTTCGGGCCGAGATGCGCCACACCACCTCGCTGGATAAAGCCGACTCGATTGCCGCCCACATCACCCAAAGCCCCGACTCGATTACCCAGTATGAAGAGTTGTACCACGATGTGGAGAACGCCATCAATGCCATGCCGCTCAAACGGCGTCAGATATATGTGATGCACCGTTTTGAAGGGAAGAGATACCAGGAGATTGCCGATGAGCTGCATCTGTCGCTCCGCACCATCGAAGCCCATATTTATCAGGCCATGCGCCAGATTCAGAACACTCTGAAAGACAAATGGCTGATGATCTTATTTGTAGTAAGCCAGTTCTATTTTTTAGCCACATGA
- the xylA gene encoding xylose isomerase yields the protein MSNITLGDQEYFKGIGSIAYEGPKSKNPLAFKWYNPELVIGGKTLREQLRFAISYWHTFTGTGGDPFGPGTRVFAWDQDQDANVRAKMKMDAAFEFITKIGAPYYCFHDIDLVDEGSSASEYEKRLQTIVDYAKQKQAESGVKLLWGTANVFSNPRYMNGASTNPDFAVLAYAGTQVKNAIDATIALGGENYVFWGGREGYMSLLNTNVKREVEHLAQFLTIARDYARKQGFTGTFFIEPKPMEPTKHQYDYDAATVIGFLRQYGLDKDFQLNIEVNHATLAGHTFDHELQIAADAGMLGSIDANRGDYQNGWDTDQFPINIYELVEAALVIHQAGGIKPGGINFDAKVRRNSTDLDDLFIAHISGMDAFARSFIVADAILRESDYLKFRKERYASFDQGQGKAFEAGQLTLDDLRSYTLENGEPQLRSGKQEWLESIINQYI from the coding sequence ATGTCAAACATTACACTGGGCGACCAGGAATACTTCAAGGGGATTGGCTCCATTGCCTACGAAGGCCCTAAATCGAAAAATCCGTTAGCGTTCAAATGGTACAATCCTGAACTAGTGATCGGGGGTAAAACCTTACGTGAGCAGTTGCGCTTTGCCATCAGCTATTGGCACACATTTACCGGAACAGGGGGCGATCCATTTGGCCCTGGCACACGCGTTTTCGCCTGGGATCAGGATCAGGATGCCAACGTACGGGCGAAAATGAAGATGGATGCCGCCTTTGAGTTTATTACAAAAATTGGAGCACCTTATTACTGTTTTCATGACATTGATCTGGTCGATGAGGGTTCATCGGCAAGCGAGTACGAAAAACGCCTGCAAACCATTGTCGACTATGCGAAGCAAAAGCAGGCAGAAAGTGGAGTTAAGTTGCTGTGGGGAACCGCAAATGTCTTCTCAAATCCACGCTACATGAACGGCGCGTCGACTAATCCGGATTTTGCCGTTCTAGCCTATGCCGGAACGCAGGTAAAGAATGCTATTGACGCAACGATTGCGTTGGGTGGAGAAAATTACGTGTTCTGGGGTGGGCGGGAAGGCTACATGTCACTGCTAAATACGAACGTCAAAAGGGAGGTAGAGCACCTGGCTCAATTCTTGACGATAGCGCGCGATTATGCTCGTAAACAAGGCTTTACTGGTACGTTTTTCATTGAGCCAAAGCCGATGGAACCGACTAAGCATCAGTATGATTACGATGCCGCAACGGTAATTGGCTTCTTGCGTCAATACGGGCTTGACAAGGATTTTCAGTTGAACATCGAAGTAAACCATGCTACACTGGCTGGGCATACTTTCGACCACGAATTGCAGATTGCGGCTGATGCCGGAATGCTGGGGAGCATTGACGCGAATCGGGGCGATTACCAGAATGGCTGGGATACAGACCAGTTTCCAATCAATATTTATGAACTGGTTGAAGCGGCTCTGGTCATTCATCAGGCGGGCGGTATTAAACCAGGTGGTATAAACTTCGATGCCAAAGTGCGCCGAAACTCTACGGATCTGGATGATCTATTCATTGCCCACATCAGTGGCATGGATGCTTTTGCCCGTTCATTTATTGTGGCTGATGCAATTTTACGTGAATCGGATTACCTCAAATTTAGAAAAGAACGGTATGCCTCTTTTGATCAGGGGCAGGGTAAAGCGTTTGAAGCCGGGCAATTGACGCTTGACGATTTGCGTAGTTATACACTGGAAAATGGCGAACCTCAATTGCGCAGTGGCAAGCAGGAATGGCTCGAAAGTATTATCAATCAATATATCTAA